The Oncorhynchus gorbuscha isolate QuinsamMale2020 ecotype Even-year unplaced genomic scaffold, OgorEven_v1.0 Un_scaffold_17:::fragment_2:::debris, whole genome shotgun sequence genome window below encodes:
- the LOC124017278 gene encoding solute carrier family 2, facilitated glucose transporter member 1-like, whose translation MDSGSKQVTFQLMLTVGTAVIGSLQFGYNTGVINAPQKVIERFLNETWFDRYQEPITKTSLTTLWSISVAIFSVGGIFGSFSVGLFVNRFGRRNSMLMANVLAFVSAALMGFSKMGGSWEMLIIGRFVVGLYSGLSTGFVPMYVGEVAPTALRGALGTLHQLGIVTGILMAQVFGMEALMGNASLWPFLLGFTFIPALVQCALLPFCPESPRFLLINRNEENKAKTVLKKLRGTTDVSADMQEMKEEARQMMREKKVTILELFRSPLYRQPIFIAIMLQLSQQLSGINAVFYYSTRIFEKAGVAQPVYATIGAGVVNTAFTVVSLFVVERAGRRSLHLLGLIGMAGAAVLMTIALALLEQLPWMSYVSIVAIFAFVAFFEIGPGPIPWFIVAELFSQGPRPSAFAVAGFSNWTANFIVGMAFQYVEELCGPYVFVIFTILLLSFFVFTYFKVPETKGRTFDEISAGFRQSAGTGGEKHSPEELNSLGADSQL comes from the exons ATGGATTCAGGCAGCAAG CAAGTGACCTTCCAGTTGATGCTGACGGTGGGAACAGCAGTGATTGGCTCGCTGCAGTTTGGTTACAACACGGGTGTCATCAACGCCCCTCAGAAG GTTATTGAGAGGTTCCTCAACGAAACATGGTTCGACCGGTACCAAGAGCCCATCACCAAGACCTCCCTCACCACCCTGTGGTCCATCTCCGTCGCCATCTTCTCTGTCGGCGGCATCTTCGGCTCCTTCTCCGTGGGCCTGTTCGTTAACCGCTTTGGCAG GAGGAACTCCATGCTCATGGCCAACGTGCTGGCCTTTGTCTCCGCTGCTCTCATGGGCTTCTCTAAGATGGGTGGCTCGTGGGAGATGCTGATCATCGGGCGCTTCGTGGTGGGCCTCTACTCCGGCCTCTCCACTGGCTTTGTGCCGATGTACGTGGGTGAGGTGGCCCCCACTGCCCTCCGAGGAGCCCTGGGCACCCTCCACCAGCTAGGCATCGTCACAGGCATCCTGATGGCACAG GTGTTTGGCATGGAGGCCTTAATGGGGAACGCATCTCTGTGGCCCTTCCTGCTGGGCTTCACTTTCATCCCAGCCCTAGTGCAGTGTGCACTGCTGCCCTTCTGCCCCGAGAGCCCCCGCTTCCTCCTCATCAACCGTAACGAGGAGAACAAGGCCAAGACTG tcctGAAGAAGCTGCGTGGGACCACAGACGTGAGTGCAGACATGcaggagatgaaggaggaggcCAGGCAGATGATGAGGGAGAAGAAGGTGACCATCCTAGAGCTGTTCCGTTCGCCACTCTACCGCCAGCCCATCTTCATCGCTATCATGCTTCAGCTCTCCCAGCAGCTGTCTGGCATCAACGCT GTTTTCTACTACTCTACCCGTATCTTTGAGAAGGCCGGAGTTGCTCAGCCTGTTTATGCTACAATTGGTGCCGGTGTGGTCAACACAGCCTTCACTGTGGTGTCG ttGTTTGTGGTGGAGCGCGCCGGACGCAGGTCTCTCCACTTGCTGGGGCTGATAGGAATGGCAGGTGCTGCCGTTCTGATGACCATCGCTCTGGCTCTGCTG GAACAGCTGCCGTGGATGTCCTACGTGAGCATCGTGGCCATCTTTGCCTTTGTGGCATTCTTTGAGATTGGCCCGGGTCCCATCCCCTGGTTCATCGTGGCTGAGCTGTTCTCCCAAGGACCCCGGCCCTCGGCCTTCGCTGTGGCTGGCTTCTCTAACTGGACCGCCAACTTCATAGTGGGCATGGCCTTCCAGTATGTAGAG GAGTTGTGTGGCCCTTATGTCTTTGTCATCTTCACTATACTGCTGCTCAGCTTCTTCGTCTTCACCTACTTCAAGGTGCCTGAGACCAAGGGCCGGACATTTGACGAGATCTCTGCCGGGTTCCGCCAGTCGGCTGGCACT